A window of the Bombina bombina isolate aBomBom1 chromosome 3, aBomBom1.pri, whole genome shotgun sequence genome harbors these coding sequences:
- the LOC128652578 gene encoding aquaporin-4-like codes for MVIKEELRRRRFWRSVLAEVLGTFILVAIILGGSCLGIGTSQATSLTPAMAAGLAVVSLVQCFGEISGAQLNPAITTALVCARKLDLLHGVAFTVAQCLGATCASAMFYLSVPTSVSNQLVTRVNSEGNAGQALAMEIFATFQMAFTIFAADDNRRRDISEPKSLAIGFSVTAGALAAVGLKLETAPSTAA; via the exons ATGGTTATAAAAGAG GAGTTGAGGCGACGTCGCTTTTGGCGTTCAGTGCTGGCAGAGGTTCTTGGAACATTTATTTTGGTGGCCATAATACTGGGGGGTTCTTGCCTGGGCATTGGAACATCTCAGGCAACATCACTAACCCCAGCAATGGCAGCTGGGCTAGCTGTTGTCAGTCTGGTGCAATGTTTCGGAGAGATAAGTGGCGCTCAGTTGAATCCAGCCATCACAACTGCTTTGGTGTGTGCCCGAAAGTTGGACCTGCTCCATGGAGTTGCCTTTACAGTAGCTCAGTGTCTTGGTGCTACATGTGCCTCTGCAATGTTCTACCTGTCTGTGCCAACATCCGTGAGTAATCAACTGGTGACCAGA GTCAATAGTGAAGGAAATGCGGGTCAAGCTCTTGCAATGGAAATTTTTGCTACTTTTCAAATGGCTTTCACCATCTTTGCAGCAGATGATAACAGACGCAGAGATATTTCAGAGCCAAAGAGTCTTGCTATTGGTTTTTCTGTTACTGCAGGTGCATTAGCAGCG